The Pseudanabaena galeata CCNP1313 genome includes a region encoding these proteins:
- the rppA gene encoding two-component system response regulator RppA, translating to MRILLVDDEEELAEPLQRILTNQGYAVDSANSGDRGWELAQTGGYDLLILDWMMPEKSGVEICSQLRQKGDSTPVLILTAKDTLDDRVTGLDSGADDYLVKPFELRELLARVRALLRRVPLPIALTSEPAKLSYGDLELDRDNQVVYRDQVAIALTEREYQLLEYFMLQPNQLLSHEQISQHLWKEGEDIPTSNALAAQIKLLRRKIDRDRQISLINTVYGKGYRFG from the coding sequence ATGCGAATCCTATTGGTAGATGATGAAGAAGAACTCGCTGAACCATTACAACGGATTTTAACAAATCAGGGTTATGCGGTTGATAGTGCTAATAGTGGCGATCGCGGATGGGAGTTAGCTCAGACAGGTGGTTATGACCTATTGATTTTGGATTGGATGATGCCAGAGAAATCGGGAGTTGAGATTTGCAGCCAATTGCGCCAAAAAGGAGATAGCACCCCAGTTCTGATTCTTACAGCCAAAGATACTCTTGACGATCGCGTGACAGGGCTAGATAGTGGAGCCGATGACTATCTAGTTAAACCCTTTGAATTGCGAGAATTGCTAGCACGAGTAAGAGCTTTACTAAGACGTGTACCATTGCCGATCGCCTTAACTAGTGAACCAGCAAAATTAAGTTATGGAGATTTGGAACTTGATCGCGATAATCAAGTCGTATACCGAGATCAAGTGGCGATCGCTTTAACCGAGAGAGAATATCAACTCTTAGAATATTTTATGTTGCAGCCCAATCAATTACTAAGTCATGAGCAGATCTCCCAACATCTCTGGAAAGAAGGAGAAGATATTCCCACTAGTAACGCTCTCGCGGCTCAGATCAAGTTATTGCGCCGCAAAATTGATCGCGATCGCCAAATTTCTTTGATCAATACGGTGTATGGCAAAGGCTATCGTTTTGGCTAA
- a CDS encoding chemotaxis protein CheW, with translation MLSNKKKEETLKFLIFSMGNLNLAMGIDSVVRIIPLPQIHRSGNKLLGITTYEDQEVVVIDLYKQIYNQEVNLTKGFLVIFAGKYSLYGLTIAALPNVEDVPVHKLQPVPAEYRDRDTLGIASHMMQVSIKKSDPQTVFLLDSALLLKMAS, from the coding sequence ATGCTTAGCAATAAAAAGAAAGAAGAGACACTTAAATTCCTGATCTTCTCAATGGGAAATCTCAATTTAGCGATGGGTATTGATAGTGTAGTGCGGATTATTCCTTTACCTCAAATTCATCGCAGTGGTAATAAGTTACTGGGAATAACGACCTATGAAGATCAAGAAGTTGTAGTGATTGATTTATATAAGCAAATTTATAATCAAGAGGTCAATCTAACTAAAGGTTTTTTGGTTATTTTTGCAGGTAAATATAGCTTGTATGGTCTTACGATCGCCGCTTTACCTAATGTAGAAGATGTTCCTGTGCATAAGTTACAACCAGTGCCAGCCGAATATCGCGATCGCGACACGCTCGGCATAGCTAGTCACATGATGCAAGTTTCCATCAAAAAATCTGATCCGCAAACTGTGTTTTTACTGGATTCAGCACTATTACTAAAAATGGCAAGTTAG